The window ATGTTTGTTGCGAATGAACGCCGGGCAGTATGCACCCTCACAAATCTCCTGCAAATATTCATTCATCTTCGGGTTGGAAAGGGCCCAATTCAATTATAAGTATTTAAAATACAACTTTGATTTTAAGTATTGGAATATCTTATGATACTCCATGAAAAGTTCTTCCAAAATATACTGACTCAGACTTATTAGTTCTAGTTCCAGCATTTGTTTCGCTTTTATCCAAAACATAAAGACTGGGTTTTGTCCACTTTAGTCTGTTTTCTTGTATATGTTTTTCCTGTACTTTCATAAAAATTCCAATCTTAATTATAGCAACGCAAATATAGATAGAGTGTTTCAAAATTAATTATACAATTTAATAAATAAAAAGTTATGATAAATAAATGAACAGCAATTGATGCTAAATTTATTCAGGAAAAACCAGTAGATTTCAACATCCGATTGGATATTTTTATAACAAAAGCCTTATTTTCGAATAGGATCTTCAGTCAGTTGGGTTGTTTGTCAATTGATTTTTGCTCCAGCCAACGGATGTATTAAATAATCATGAGCACCATTGCAGGTATATTCAAAAAAAGCGGGGAATCTGTTCAAGAAAAGGAAATTGATTCCATGCTGGATGCATTGCATCATTGGGATGCCGATAGTAGGGATCTGCTTGTGGAGGGCTCAGTTGGTTTAGGCCATTTGTTGCTTTACAATACGCCGGAATCCCGATACGAACAGCTTCCTTACCGTGATCCTGAGTCCGGTCTGATCATTACTGCCGATGCCCGTATTGACAACAGGGAAGAACTCTCCGGGTATCTAGGTATGAATCTGAATTCTGAAAAGACTGTTCCGGACAGCCTTCTCATTCTTGAGTCTTATAAACAATTCGGCACACAATGTACAGATCTCCTGGTGGGTGCTTTTGCCTTTGCTATCTGGAATCCCACTAAAGGCAAGCTTTTTTGTGCTCGCGATCACATGGGTTTCAAACCCTTTTATTACTATTACCACCAGGGCCTCTTTATTTTTGCATCAGAGATAAAAGGCATTAAAAGCCATAAAGAGGTTGTCACTTCAATGAACGAACAATTTGTGGCTGATGCACTATCTTCATTGAGATCTGAAAAGGATCAGACGTTCTACAATGAAATTTTCCGTCTGCCCCAGGCACACTCGATCTCTATTACGCCAAAAGTTATAGAGACAAAACGGTATTGGGAACTAAATCCCAATTATGAATTGAAGTTATCATCCGAAGAAGAGTATATAGCACTTTTCCGAAAAAAGCTGGAAGAATCGGTGAACTGTCGGTTGCGCTCTGACTGGCCCATAGGAGCAGAGCTTAGTGGAGGTATTGATTCATCTGTAATTGTCAGCCTTACAGCCCGGAAAAAACCTATTAAAACCTTTTCCCACTCTCTTCCCAACTGGGCAAAAGGCAAGCACTTCCCCTACAATGATGAGACACCATACAGCCAAAAGATAATTGATTATTACAGGATCCAGGATCATTTCTTTATCACCGGGGAGAAGGCAGGGATCCTGGAACTACTCAGAAATGGACTTCAACTTCATCAAGGAGTCATGCAGGGAACACTAAGTGCGATTTTTGAGCCGTTATACATGAAAGCTGAAAAAGAAAACTGCCGGACATTACTCTCTGGTTATGGTGGTGATGAAATGGTTAGTTCCCATGGGCCAGGCTATATGTATGATCTGGTTACCAGTTTTCAATTAAGAAAGATCCTGAATGAATTGAAATCCAAAGGAAAAGAAAAAAATTCATTTGAAATTGCCAAACAGTTTATTAAATACTTCTTAGAGATCAATCTCCAGCGGTTCCGTTCTTCATACAGAATCCCCCAATGGGCGCGTGATATATATGATAACCTGACAATAGATCCAGCGTTCATTGAACAGCTGAATCTAAAGGAAAGAATTTACCGTAAATTGAAAATTCCGGCAACCGGTAGTATGCGCCTCCGTCAATATAGAAGTCTCAGCTACGATTACATTTCTACCAGACTGGAATATTGTTCTATAGCGGCTCAGACCCACAAAATCGAATATCGTTACCCTCTTTTGGACAAAAGACTGGTTGAATTTTATCTGAGCCTCCCTTCCTACATGAAATATCACAATGATTATGGACGATATATCCTAAGAAAAGCAACTGAAGGAATACTTCCTCCGGAAATTCAATGGCGTACAGATAAAACCGGTTTCATCGTACCTGGCATCTTTCTTCGTCTTAAACAGGATCAAAAAGCCTTAATAAATCTTATTCTTCAGGCAAAAAACAGTGACATCAAACATTATATTGATTATGACAAAACCTTGGTTATGCTGGAAAAAATTATACAGAAAGACAACGATTCAAAAGGGAAAAATAACCTCCAGGCAATTCTGAACTCTGTGACCTTGCTGATGTATCAACTGGGAGAATGAACAGGTTATTAGACTATCAGACTAATGGAAAGAAATTAAATGTTTCTACTCATGCTCTGCCTGTTTGCCCCCATATATCATTACATTACCCGATCTTATCCAGGCATGAGCCATCAGGCTTAGAAACCAGCCAATGTCGACTATACAATGCTTGGGGCTGAAAGAATTGATTACCTGTATAAACGTAAAACATAATCATTATACTGCTGTTGGTAAAGTGAATTCATCATCACAAAAAATAAAAGGAGATTATTCATGTCACGATCCAGGATTCTCATAACATCATCAACAGGGAATGTAGGTTTGCCGCTGTCAAAAAAGCTGCATCAGGACAATGTTGAATTTACGGCGGCCACCAGAAATGCTGCCAGAGCCCGGGAACTATTCGGTTTCGAGACCGATATGGCTTACCTTGATTTCAGGGATCCGTCAGGATTTGCTGAGGCCCTTGAGGGAAAGGAATGGTTGTTCCTTTGCGGCCCGTCCGCTACTCCTGGTGCAGAAAAACTGCTGGTGCCCTTGCTGGAGGAGGCAGAGAGGACGGGTATCAAGCACATTGTTTTTATCGCCTCTTACCCCGACCTGATGGAGAAAATCGATAAAAGCAGCATGGACTATACCTTCCTGAAAGCAAACTTTTTCATGCAGAATTTTGAGATGTACCAGGTTGAAGACATCAGGGATAAGAACAGGATTTTCATGCCTTCGGGCAACGGCAAGGCCCCCTTTATACATACACGTGATATCGGCGAAGTAGCTGCTGAAGTGCTAAAAGATCCCTCAGATTACAAGGGTCAGACCCTGCACCTTACCGGACCTGAAACAATGGATCATTACAGGGTGGCTGAAATATTCTCAGAGGTGCTGGATAAGAAAATCCGATATGAGGCACCCGATGATGAGACATACAGGAAAGAATTAAAACAGAGCGGGTTTTCGGATGAATACATCCATGCCATGATCGCCGTTTTTGGAAAAATTAAACACAGAAAGATCATGGAGCCCACAGAAACCGTCAGAGAAATACTCGGCAGAGAACCCATCACACTGCCGGAATATGTCGATCAAAACAAGCATAAATTTTCCTGAATGCAGCTTTCACCCGATCCAATCATAGCTGCCAGATGACGCCTGCATTGGCGAAATTGATCAGGGTGAAGTTATAGACCTCCTCCACATCCGCCCCGCCTTCCAGGATCCGGTAACCGGCCTTGAGGGAAAGATGATCGGTAACGGGAATATGACCTCCCACAAAA of the Bacteroidales bacterium genome contains:
- a CDS encoding NmrA family NAD(P)-binding protein, with translation MSRSRILITSSTGNVGLPLSKKLHQDNVEFTAATRNAARARELFGFETDMAYLDFRDPSGFAEALEGKEWLFLCGPSATPGAEKLLVPLLEEAERTGIKHIVFIASYPDLMEKIDKSSMDYTFLKANFFMQNFEMYQVEDIRDKNRIFMPSGNGKAPFIHTRDIGEVAAEVLKDPSDYKGQTLHLTGPETMDHYRVAEIFSEVLDKKIRYEAPDDETYRKELKQSGFSDEYIHAMIAVFGKIKHRKIMEPTETVREILGREPITLPEYVDQNKHKFS